The sequence below is a genomic window from Actinokineospora baliensis.
TCCACGCACGGGCCAGCGGTTGAGCCTCAGCGGGTGAAGACGATCTTCCCGGCGGTGTCGCCTGCCAGCATCTGCTCGAAGCCCTCCCTGGCGCGCTCCATCGGCAGCTCGGTGCCGATGCGGGGCCTGATCCCGGTCAGGTCGCAGAAGCGCAGCAGGTCGGCCAGTTCCTCCCGGGTCCCCATCGTCGACCCGACCACCCGCAGTTGCAGGAAGAACAGGCGCTGGAGGTCCGCGCTGGGGTCGGGGCCGCTGGTGGACCCGGACACCACGATCACCCCGCCCGGCTTGAGGGCGCGCATCGAGTGCTGCCAGGTCGCCTTCCCCACCGTCTCGAAGACGGCGTCCACCCGCTCGGGTAGGCGGGCGCCGGACTCGAAGGTGTCGTGCGCGCCCAGTTCGGCGGCCAGGGCCCGCTTGGCCTCGGAGCGGCCGGTGACCCACACCCGCATGCCCGCGGCCCGACCCAGTTCGATCAACGCCGTCGACACCCCGCCGGAGGCGCCCTGCACCAGCATCGTCTGGCCCGGCCGCAGCTCCGACTTCACGAACAGCATCCGGTAGGCCGTCAGCCACGCCGTCCCCATGCACGCGGCCTCGCTGAACGACAGGCCCGCGGGCTTGGGCAGCACGTTGCGCGCGGGCACCACGACCGTGTCGGCGAAGGTGCCCTGGTGCTTCTCGGTCAGCAGGGTCCGCTTCGGGTCCAGCGTCTCGTCACCGGACCAGGTGGGGTCGCCGATCACCGAGTGCAGCACCACCTCGGACCCGTCGGCCAGCACGCCCGCGCCGTCGCAGCCGAGGACCATCGGGAACTGCTCTGCCTTGATCCCGACCCCGCGCAGCGTCCACAGGTCGTGCATGTTCAGGCTCGCCGCCCGCACCGTCACCGCGACGAACCCGGCCGGGACCTGCGGATCCGGGCGCTGCCCGACGGTGAGCGCGGCTAGCGGGTCGTCCGGGCTCGGGGCGCTGGCGTAGACGGCGAACATGGGGTCGAACATAGCCGGCCGGGGCGTCCGGCGCTGCGGCGCGGCGGTGTGGGGCTAGTCTCGGTGCCGTGCTGCGAGGGCTGTCCGACTGGTGGAACGACGTGGAGCTGTGGCTGATCCAGCTGTCGTTCCCGCTGCAGTTCGCCCTGGTGATGGCGATCCTGCTGCCGCTGTGCGTGGTGCTGGCCTGGTTCATCGACCGGGTGGTCGACTACGCCTCGGCCCGCTTCGGTTCCTCCCGCGACGAGACGCCCCTCGGTTCGCGCCAGGAAGTCGATTCGTAGGCTCTCCCGGTGGGTTCGCGCAGACGTATCACGGTGGCGCTGGTCGGCTTGGTCCTGCTGGTACTGGCAGGCTGGCTGATCAGGGACGTCGGCACCGCCGCGCCTACCCCCGTCCCCCTGTCCAGCCTGCCGCCGGAAGCGGCCGCCACCTGGCGGCTGATCGAGCGCGGCGGCCCGTTCCCCTACCCGGCCAACGACGGCACGACCTTCGCCAACCGCGAGCGGCGCCTGCCCGACCGGGCCCCCGACCACTACCGGGAGTACACCGTGCCCACCCCAGGCAGCCAGGACCGCGGCGCGCGCCGCTTGATCACCGGAGCGGGCAGCGAGCTGTTCTACACCGCCGACCACTACGCCACCTTCGTGACCGTGGACCCCACCCGATGAGCGCGCAGAGCGAGTACGCCATCGACGGGACCGCGATCCGCAGCAAGCGCGCCATGTTCACCACCCTGGCGGGCGCACTGTCCTTCCCGGACTGGTTCGGCCACAACCTCGACGCGCTCTACGACTGCCTGACCGACCTGTCCTGGCTGCCCGAGGGCGACATCAAGCTGGTGTGGACCGACTCCGACGTCCTGGCCGCCGCCGACCCCACCGGCTACGCGGGCATCCGCGAGGTCCTCGACGACGCGGTGGAGGGCTTCGCCACCCCCGGCCGCACCCTCACCGTCGAGATCAGCTGACCGCCGTGGCGACGGTGGCCGAGGTGCTGGCCGAGTTGGCGGCGCTCGAGGACCCGAAGGCCCGCGCGGTCAACGAGCGCCACGGCGACGACCACGGCGTGAACCTCAGCGCGCTGCGCGCCATCGCCAAGCGGCTCAAGACCCAGCACGACTTTGCCGTCGAGCTCTGGGCCACCGGCGACACCGCGGCGCGGTTGGTGGCGGTCCTGATCTGCCGCCCCAAGTCGTTCGGGCGCGATGAGCTGGACGGGATACTGCGCGAGGCCCGGACCCCCAAGGTCCACGACTGGCTCGTGAACTACGTGGTGAAGAAATCCGCGCACGTCGAGGTGCTCCGCGTGGCCTGGCTTGCCGACGAGGACCCCGTGGTCGCCAGCGCGGGCTGGGCCCTCACGGTCGACCGCGTCGCCAAGACGCCCGACGGTCTCGACCTCGACCACCTGCTCGACGTCATCGAGGCCGGGATGAAGGACGCCCCGGACCGCCTGCAGTGGGCGATGAACCACTGCCTGGCCCAGGTCGGTATCGACCACCCCGAACACCGCCCCCGTGCCCTGGGAATCGGTGAACGCCTTGAGGTTCTCAAGGACTACCCGACCCCGCCCGGCTGCACCTCGCCCTACGCCCCCACCTGGATCACCGAGGTGGTGCGCAGGAAGGCCACCTGAGGCTCAGGGCACCCAGCGGGGTTTGCGCTTCTGGGCGAACGCCGTGATGCCTTCTTGGCCTTCCTCGCTGGCGAAGAAGCCCGCCGACAGCTTCAGCATGTCGGCGAAGTCGGCTCCCATGTCGGCGGGGCGTTCGCGGCGCAGCATCGCTTTGGTCGCGGCCAGGGCGATGGGGCCGCCGAGGGCGAGCATGGTGGTGTAGCGGGTGACCTCGGCGTCCAGGTCGGCTGGGGGGACAGCGGAGTTGAGCAGGCCGATCTGCACCGCTCGGGCGGCGTCGAACTGCTCGCCGGTGAGGAACAGCTCGTGGGCTGCTCGGGGGAGCAGCCTGGGCAGCATGGTCACGGAGATGATCGCCGGGACGACGCCGATGCGGACCTCGGTCAGGGCGAAGGTCGCCGTGTCGGCGGCGACGGCGATGTCGGCCGCGGCGACGATGCCGACGCCGCCCGCCCTGGCCGGGCCCGCCAGCTTGGCCACAACGGGTTTGGGGCTGTCCCAGATCTGGCGCAGGATCGCCGGGAACTCCTGCACCCCCTGCGCCGCCGCGGCCGCGCCGCCCGCCTCCTTGAGGTCCATGCCCGCGCAGAACACCGGTCCGGTGTGGTCGAGCACGATGACCCGGACGGCGTCGTCGCCGGTCGCGGTTTCCAGGTGGTCGCGCAGTTCCCGCCGCAGTTGTGCGGACAGCGCGTTGCGGTTGCCGGGGGAGTCCAGCGTGATCGTCGCCACGCCCGCCTCGACCGCGTAGTGCACCAGCTCGTCAGCCATGGCGCCCACCCTAACGGCGTCAGTGGTGGTGGTAGGAGTGCACGACGGCGTGACCCTTGCCCCTCCCGATGAGCCACTTGTTCACCGGCACGGTCAGTGCGAACGCCACGACCAGCGAGAACGCCAGCGCCAGCCAGAACAGGGCGCTGTCGAGCCCGGCGTCCATCGCGCCGGGGACGACGAGCATCACCCCGTTGTCCAGGACCTCCATCACCGTGATCGACACGGTGTCGGCGGCCAGCGCGATCCGGATCGCCCGGCCCGCCGGGACGCCCGCGCGCAGGACCGGGCCGATGGTCAGCGCGTAGCCGAAGGCGAAGGCCAGCGCGATCGCCAGCAGGACCGTGGGCAGCGTCGACCAGCCCAGCGCGGTGCCGATCACCATGCCGAGCACCTCGCCGATCGCGCAGCCGGTCAAGCAGTGCAGCGTCGCGCTGATCGCCTGCCGCCAGGGGGAAACCGTTGCGTGTTCCATGGCGGCGACTATACCCCTGGGGGGTATGAGAACCGCAGGGCGAGGGGAAGGCGCCCTGCGGTCTCGGTCACACGGGTAGGTCGACTAGACGACGGTGGTCGTCGTGAGCGCCGGGTTCGGGCTCGGGTAGCAGGACGCGGGTACGGTCACGTTGCCCAGCAGCGGCACTCGCACCACGCCGGTGGCGGTCAGCCCGGGGTCGGCGAAGCTGGTGCCGTACAGGCTGGTCTGGATCGTGCCCGGCGCACCGGCGGTCAGGTCGAGCGTGATCGTCGGCAGTTCGAACGTGCCGCCGCCGGGCACCGGGCCCGCGGCGGTGAGCGTGGCGACGCCGCCGGAGACGGTCAGGTTGGTCGCCCCGACCCCGGACCCGCCGGACAGCGAACTGGACACGTAGGTCGAGTTGGCCGGGACCGGCACCTTGAAGGTGAGGTTCTGCACCCGCACCAGGGTGAACGAGCCCACCGTGGCCGGGATCGACGCGGACTGGAAGTCGATCACCACGCTGAGCGCGCCACCCGAGGTGACGCTCGCGGGCGCGCTCACGTCCACTGGTTGGGTGAGGGTGGCCGGGTAGGTGGAGCCGAGTGCGGTGGCCTGGCAGGCGTAGTTGACCGTCACCGGGACCGCTGCCGCGGGTGGGGCCAGTGCCACCAGCGGGAGGGCGACGAGGGCGACGATGGACAGGGCGCGCTTCATCTGGGCACCTCAACTTGGGCGAGTTGGGAAGGATTCGGCCGCGCGGCCCACCCATCGTTGCGCTGTTCGGCCGAACCGGCAAACGCCCGCTCACGTATTCGGTTCGAGGAACCTTGTGCACAGCGACGCGGTGCTGCGCCCGTCCGCCCGAGCGGGCGACGCCGAGCTCGACACATCGGCGGGGGAGCGCACCCACACGGTCCAACCGCCTTGCCCGCAGCGCGACCGAACCGGCCGCACGGGTGGAAAACCCCTGGTTCTAAAGCAGCGCTACGCCGTGCGCTGGACCGACGTGGTGACCTCGTCGTAGCGCTCCAGCACGACATCGGCGACCGACGCCCCCAGCGGTTCGGCCACCACGGCGTCCCCGGCCATCGCGCGGACCCGGTCCGGCAGCAGTCCCGGCGCCAGGAAGTACGACGCGACCGCGATCCGCCGGGCACCCCTGGCCCGCAGCGCGGCCGCCGCGGCGGCGACGTCAGGCGTGGCGGTGGAAGCGAACGCGGCCCGCACGCCCGACCACCCCTGGGTGTGCGCCCACCGCTCCGCGATCTCCACGACCCGCGCGTTGGCGGGCGCGTGCGACGACCCGGTAGCGGCCAGGACGACCCCTAGCTCGGGATCCCCCGGCAGCGCCCCGACCTCGGCCAACCGACCGAGCAAAGCCGTTTCCAGCCGTGGATCCGGACCAAGCACATCGCTCACCGTTGTCGACAGGTGAGGCATCTGCCCACGGGCCTCTTCAAGGAGGCCAGGCAGGTCTACTCGCGCGTGATAGGCCCGCCCGAGCAGCAACGGCACGACGACAACCGAACGGTGCCCTTCGGCATAGAGGCCGGAGAGCACGTCGAACAGCGGCGGTGTCGACAGGTCGAGGAACGCGCCGCGCACGTCCAGTTCGGGACGCAGGGCGCGAACGGAGTCGAGCAGCTCGCCCACGGCAACCGCGGACCTGGGGTCCCGGCTGCCGTGGGCGACGCCGACGAGGGGGATCGACTGCACTGGTACCTAGCTCTTCCGGAGCCCGCGGGCGTTGAGCGTGACCTTCTCCAGCGGGGCGAACACGATCAGCTCGATGCCCACGCCGACGATGAGGATCAGCAGGATGCCGGTGATCACCATCGGCATGTCGAACAGCGACATCCCGTTGTGCAGGAACTGGCCGAGGCCGTCACCGAGCTCGGGCGACGAGGCGATCAGCTCGGCGGCCATCAGCGACCGCCACGAGAACGCCCAGCCCTGCTTCATGCCCGCCAGGTAGCCGGGCAGCGCGGCGGGCAGCAGGATGTGCCGCGCGTTGGCCAGCGTGCCCGCGCCCATCACCTTGCCCACCCTGGGCAGGATCGGCGGGATCTGGTCGATGCCCGCCACCAGCCCGTTGGCGATCGAGGGCACTGCGCCCAGCAGCACCACCATGTAGATCGTGGTGTCGGTGAGGCCGAACCAGATCACCGCGGCGGGCACCCAGGCCACCGACGGCAGGCTCTGCAGGCCCGACACCAGCGGGCCGATCGCCGCGCGGACCAGCTTGACCCTGGCCAGCAGCAGCCCCAACGGGGTCGCGATGCCCAGCGCGATGATGAACCCGATCACCGCCCGGTGCACCGAGGTCCACAGGAACTCCCACACCTTGCCGGTCTCGACCAGGCCCCAGAACACGTTGGCGACGGTCTGCGGCGAGGGCAGTTGGTGCTCGGGCAGCCACGCGGTCGCCCACACCGCCTGCCACACCAGCACCGCCAGGATGGCGGCACCGATCGGCGGCAGGATGGCCGCGGCGATCCGCCTGCCCCTGGACCGCTGCTGCTCGGTAGGGGTGTCGAGCGCGTCGAGACCGCCTATGGCGCCGTCGACGTCCTCGGCCTCGGTGGAGCTGTTCTGCTCGTCAAGCCGCGGCATGGGAGCTGATCACCTCCCGCAGCTTGGCCGCGATGGTGTCGATCGCGACCAGTTCGTCGGACCCGCTGAGCCCGTCGACGTCCCACTGGTCCACGACCCGGCCGGGCCTCGACGACAGCAGCACCACGCGCTGACCGAGCCGGACCGCCTCGCGCACGTCGTGGGTGACGAACACGACCGCGGTGCCGGTCGCCCGCCACACCCGCAGCAGTTCGCCCTGCAGCAGGTCCCTGGTGATCGCGTCGAGCGCGGAGAACGGCTCGTCCATCAGCATCAGCGCGTGCTTGCCGTCGGCCGATCCCTGGATCGCCGAGGCCAGCGAGCGGGCCAGCGCCACCCGCTGGCGCATGCCGCCGGAGAGCTCGTGCGGGCGCTTGCGGCCCGTGCCCTCCAGCCGCACCAGGCTCAGCAGCTCCTCGACCTTGGCGGCGCGCTCGGCGCGCCCCACCCCGGCCAGCCGCAGCGGCAGCTCGATGTTGCGCTGCACGGTCAGCCAGGGCATCAGCGCGTGCTCCTGGAACATCACCGCGGGGCGCGAGGTGGTGAGGGTGATCTGGCCGGAGGTCGGTTGCTCCAGTCCCGCGATCAGGTTGAGCAGGGTGGTCTTGCCGCACCCGGACGCGCCGACCAGGCACACGAACTCCCCTGGTCGGACCGCCAGGTCGATGCCGTCCAGTGCGGTGACCGACTGGCGGCCGGTGCCGAAGACCTTGTGCAGGTCCTCCAACCGGACGGCCACCTCGGTCTCGACCTTCTTCTCCAGTGCGATCGCCATCTCGCGCCCCTCTCCCGTGTTCCTCGCGCCCCGCGTCCTACTACTTCTTGTCCAGGTTCGCCGCGTCGACGGCGGGCTGACCGGCGGCGGCCAGCACCTCGTTGAGCAGCTTCAGGTCGAGGAAGCCCTTCACGTCGGTTTCCTTCTGGGCGACCTTGGCGGTGACCGCGTCCTTGCTCAGCTGCGGCAGCAGCGCGGCGTACGGGTCGAGGGTGAAGCTGAGGTTGGTGAAGGCGCGGTCGATGGTCGGCCCGCTGAGCTCCTTGCCGGTCAGCGCCTTGAGCTGCGAGTTGACCGCGGTCTTGGCGCCAGCCACGTCCTTCTTGGTCACGTCGACGCTGGCGACCAGGCCCTTGAGCAGCGCCTTGATGGTGTCCGGGTGGTCGTTGAGGTAGGTGGTGGACACGATCAGCACGGTGGTCGGGAACTCGCCGCCGGGCCACAGGTCCTTCTCGTCGAGCAGGACCTTCGCGCCCGCCTCGAGCACCAGCCGCGACGACCACGGCTCGGGCAGCCACGCCGCCTGCACGCTGCCCTTCTTGAACTCCTCAAGCGCCAGCGCGTTCTCGGTGTTCTGCACCTTGACCTTGTCGGTCAGCTGCTTGTCGGCGAGCCACTTCTTCAGCGCGATGTCCTGGGTGTTGCCCAGCTGCGGGGTCACCACGGTCTTGCCGACCAGGTCCTGCTCGGAGTTGATCTCCGGCTTGACCACCAGCTGCGCGCCGCGCGATGCGGTACCGGCCACCAGGCGCACGGCCTTGCCGTCGGACTTGCCGTAGGCGTTGAGCGAGGGGCCCGAGCCGATGAAGGTCGCGTCGAGCGAACCGCCGTAGAGCGCGTTGACGGCCTCGCCACCGGCGTTGAACTTGGTCGGCACCAGCTTGGTGCTGCCCAGCTCCTTGGTGAACAGGCCCTGCTCGAGGCCGATCAGCGCGGGTGCGTGGGTCACGTTGGGGAAGTACCCCAACCGAAGTTCGGCGGCGGGGCCCTTGCCCGCGCCCTGGGTTCCGCTGCTGGGAGCGGAACCGGAGTCGCCCGACTCGGCCGCTCGTGAGCAGCCCGCCAGGACACCGGCGAGGGACAGGGCTACAGCGGCTGCGGCTAAGACGCGGGATCGCTTCACTTCGGTGGGGCCTTTCCAGGGGGAACGGGTGTTACGGGCCAGGGGAGACGAGGTCGCCCGAGGGTGGGGCGTCGGGGCCGGACAGCGCGGGCAGACCCGCACCGACCAATCCCGCCGCCAACGTGGATCCGTCGGCGGCATCGATCACGAGGAAAGCGCCGGTGCGCCGGTTGACCGCGTAGTCGTCCACCGGCAGCGGTTCGGCCGTGCGCACCAGCACCCGACCGATCTCGTTGAGCGCCAACGAGTCCGGGTCGGGCACGGTGGTGAGCTTCTGCTCGTCGAAGCGGGCGTTGAGCTCGCCGACGATCGCCTGCACCGTGCGGGCGCCGTGCTTGACCAGCACCCGGGCGCCCGCCCGCAGCGGCTTGTCCGACAGCCACGCCAGGGTGGCCTCGAACTCGTCCACCGCGACCGGTGCCGAGCCCGCGGCCGCGATCAGGTCGCCGCGGGAGATGTCGATGTCGTTGGCCAGCACCAGCGTCACCGACCGGCCCGCCTCCGCCTCGGCCAGTTCGCCGTCGGCGGTGTCGACCCTGGCGACCGTGGTGCGCAGCCCGGACGGGAGCACGACCACCTCGTCACCGGGGCGGACCGTGCCCGCGGCCACCTGGCCCGCGTAGCCGCGGTAGTCGGTGTGCTCGGCGGTGTTGGTGCGGATGACGTACTGCACCGGGAAGCGCAGCGGCGCGTCGTGCGGGTCCGGCTCGACCGGCACCTGCTCCAGGTGCTCGAGCAGCGTCGGGCCGCTGTACCAGGGGGTGTGCGCGGAGCGGTCCACCACGTTGTCGCCGACCAGCGCCGACACCGGGATGGACAGCACCGAGCCGATCGGGTAGCCCAGCGCGCCGGCGTGGTCGGTGAACTCCTTGGCGATCACCTCGAAGGCGGCCTCGTCGTAGTCGACCAGGTCGATCTTGTTGACCGCGAGCACAAGCCGGGGCACGCCCAGCAGCGCCAGCACCGCGGCGTGGCGGCGGGTCTGCTCCAGCACGCCCTTGCGCGCGTCGACCAGCAGCACCGCCAACTGCGCGGTGGAGGCCCCGGTGACGGTGTTGCGGGTGTACTGCACGTGCCCGGGGGTGTCGGCGAGCACGAACGAGCGCTTGGGCGTGGCGAAGTAGCGGTAGGCCACGTCGATGGTGATGCCCTGCTCGCGCTCGGAGCGCAGCCCGTCGACCAGCAGCGACAGGTCCGGAGTGGACAGTCCCTTGTCCACGCTGGCCCTGTGCACCGCGTCGAGGGTGTCGGCAAGCACCGACTTGGTGTCGTAGAGCAGCCTGCCGACGAGGGTGGACTTGCCGTCGTCGACGCTGCCCGCGGTGGCCAGGCGGAGCAGGTCTTGGGTGGTGGTTCCCATCAGAAGTAGCCCTCCCGCTTGCGGTCCTCCATGGCGGCCTCGGAGAGCCGGTCATCGGCGCGGGTGGCCCCGCGCTCGGTGAGCCTGCTCGCCGACACCTCGGCGATCACCTGCTCCAGGTCGGTCGCCCCGGACAGCACGGCACCGGTGCACGACCCGTCGCCGACCGTTCGGTAGCGCACGGTCAACTCCTCAACGGGTTCGTCGGCACGGGGGCCGAACCACGGACCGGCCGTCAGCCACATCCCGTCGCGCTGGAACACCGCTCGGGTGTGCGCGAAGTAGATGGACGGCAGCTCGATCGCCTCGCGCTTGATGTAGCGCCAGACGTCGAGTTCGGTCCAGTTGGACAGCGGGAACACGCGAACATGTTCGCCGGCGCGGTGCCTGCCGTTATACAGGTTCCACAGTTCGGGACGCTGGCGTCGCGGCTCCCACTGACCGAAGGAATTGCGTAGGCTGAAAATTCTTTCCTTCGCCCGGGCGCGTTCCTCGTCGCGGCGCCCACCACCGAAAACGGCGTCGAACCGGCCGCTGGTGATGGCGTCGAGCAGGGGCACCGTCTGCAAAGGATTTCGCGTTCCGTCCGGTCGCTCTTGGAGTCGACCGTCGTCGATGTAGTCCTGCACGTTGGCGACCACAAGGCGTAAGCCGTATCGGGCGACCGTCCGGTCGCGAAACTCGATGACCTCGTCCAGATTGTGCCCGGTGTCCACGTGCAGTAGCGGGAATGGGACGGGTGCGGGCCAAAACGCCTTGACCGCCAAGTGAAGCAGTACTGTGGAATCCTTGCCGCCGGAGAACAGGATCACCGGTCGGTCGAACTCACCCGCCACCTCCCGGAAGATGTGGATGGCTTCGGATTCCAGGCGCGCCAAGGCGTCCAGCGGTTGCCGCGGTGCGGCGGCGTGCGGTGTCTGTTGTGTACTCATGGTCCCGTCGTCCTCAGCCGTGCAGTCCGCACTCGGTCTTGCCCGTCCCCGCCCAGCGCCCGCTGCGGGCGTCCTGGCCCGGCAGCGGCTTGGCCGTGCACGGCGCGCACCCGATGGACGGGTACCCGGCCTGCACCAACGGGTTCTCCAGCACGCCGTGGTCGGCGATGTAGCGGGTGAACTCGTCGTCGCTCCACGCCGCGATCGGGTTGACCTTCACCAACCCGTTGCGCTCGTCCCACTGCACGATCGGGGTGTTGGCCCGCGTCGGCGCGTCGACCCGGCGCACCCCGGTGACCCACGCCGAGTACTTCGACAGGGTTTGCCGCAACGGCACCACCTTGCGCAGGAAGCAGCACTGCGTCGGGTTCGTCTGGTTCAGCAGGCCGAACTCGGCCTCCTGGTCGGCGACCGACTGCTCGGCCTCGGCGTTGACGATGCGGACCTCCGGGTAGACCACCGCCACCGCGTCGCGGGTGCCGATGGTCTCCGCGAAGTGGTAGCCGGTCTGCAGGAACAGCACGTCGATGTCGCGCTTGGCCTGGTAGGCCAGGTCGACGAGCACCGCGTCCTGCATGTTCGACGCGACGATGAAGTCGTCGCCGAAGGTCGCCGCCGTCCAGGCCAGCGCCTCCGCCGCGGTCGCGTCGGCCAACTCCTGTTCCGCCCGCTGGGCCAGGTCCTGGTGCGTGGTGGTCACTTCGCTGCCTCCCCCGAGAGATTCAGTCCGACGAACTTGACCGTGAAGACCCGCCTGCACCCGGTGCACAGCCACGCCGCGTGCGGTTCCTCCTGCGGCCGCAGGTCCTCGTCACCGCAGTAGGGGCAGTAGAAGGGCGTCGCCCGCTCGCTCATCGCAGGTCGCCCTCGTCGGCGCGCACGACCCACTGCGCGAACCGCTCCTCGGGCTCGCGCTTGGCCACGAAGTTGCGCACCACCCGCTCCACGTAGTCCGGCAGCTCCGCGCCGGTCACCTTGTGCCCGCGCAGCTTGCGGCCGAACCCGGCGTCGAGGCCGAGACCGCCGCCGAGGTGCACCTGGAAGCCCTCCACCTGCGCGCCCGAGTCGTCGGTGACGATCTGGCCCTTGAGGCCGATGTCGGCGGTCTGGATCCGGGCGCAGGAGTTCGGGCACCCGTTGATGTGCACCGCGATCGGCGCGGTCACCCCGTCGGTGATGTCGGCCAGCCGGGTCTCCAGCGCCGCCACCAGCTCGTGGGCCCGGCCCTTGGTCTCGACGATGGCCAGCTTGCAGAACTCGATGCCGGTGCACGCCATGATCCCGCGCCGCCACGGCGACGGGGTGGTCTGCAGCCCCAGCTTGGCGAGGTCGGCCTGCAGCGCGGCCACCTCGGCCTCGGGCACGTCCAGCACGACCAGCTTCTGCAGCGGGGTGAACCGCACCCGGTTCGAGCCAGCCCGCTCGGCGGCCTTGGCGACCTCCACCAGCACCGACCCGGACACCCGGCCCGCGATCGGGGCGGCGCCCACGTAGAACAGGCCGTCCTTCTGCGGGTGCACCCCGATGTGGTCGATCGGCACCGCGGGCACCTCCGGCGCCGGGCCGTCGATGAGCTTGCGGTGCAGGTACTCGTCCTCCACCACCTGGCGGAACTTGGCCGCGCCCCAGTCCTTGACCAGGAACTTGATCCTGGCCCGGTGCCGCAGGCGGCGGTAGCCGTAGTCGCGGAACACGCTGATCACCGCGCCGTAGACGTCGGCGACCTCCTCCAGCGGCACCCAAGCGCCCAACCGCTGCCCGATCATCGGGTTGGTGGACAGACCACCACCGACCCACACGTCGAACCCGGGGCCGTGCTCGGGGTGCACCACACCGACGAAGGCGATGTCGTGGATCTCGTGCGCGACGTCGGGCAGACCCGACACCGCCGACTTGAACTTGCGCGGCAGGTTCGAGTACGCCGGGTCGCCGATGAACCGGCGCTTGATCTCGTCGATCGCCGGGGTGCCGTCGATGACCTCGTCGCGGGAGATGCCCGCGACCGGCGAGCCGAGGATCACCCGGGGGCTGTCGCCACACGCCTCCATCGTGGTCATCCCCGCGCCTTCCAGCTTCTGCCAGATGGTGGGCATGTCCTCGACCCGGATCCAGTGGTACTGGATGTTCTGCCGGTCGGTGATGTCGGCGGTGTCGCGCGCGTAGGTCTGCGACACCTCGCCGAGCACCGCGAGCTGCTCCGTGGTGACCGCGCCACCGTCGGTGCGCACCCGCAGCATGAAGTACGAGTCGTCGAGCTCCTCGGGCTCCAGGGTCGCGGTGCGGCCACCGTCGATCCCGGGCTTGCGCTGGGTGTAGAGGCCGTACCAGCGGAACCTGCCGCGCAGGTCACCGGGGTCGATGCTGTCGAACCCGCCCTTCGCGTAGATGTTCTCGATCCTGGCGCGGACGTTGAGCGGGTTGTCGTCCTTCTTCGACCGCTCGTTGGGATTCAGCGGCTCGCGGTAGCCGAGCGCCCACTGGCCCTCGCCCCTGGGCTGGCGAGCGGCCCGGGGTGTGGTGGGGGAAACCGGGGTGGGGGGTGTGGTGGGGGACACCGG
It includes:
- a CDS encoding zinc-binding dehydrogenase, giving the protein MFAVYASAPSPDDPLAALTVGQRPDPQVPAGFVAVTVRAASLNMHDLWTLRGVGIKAEQFPMVLGCDGAGVLADGSEVVLHSVIGDPTWSGDETLDPKRTLLTEKHQGTFADTVVVPARNVLPKPAGLSFSEAACMGTAWLTAYRMLFVKSELRPGQTMLVQGASGGVSTALIELGRAAGMRVWVTGRSEAKRALAAELGAHDTFESGARLPERVDAVFETVGKATWQHSMRALKPGGVIVVSGSTSGPDPSADLQRLFFLQLRVVGSTMGTREELADLLRFCDLTGIRPRIGTELPMERAREGFEQMLAGDTAGKIVFTR
- a CDS encoding ribonuclease domain-containing protein: MGSRRRITVALVGLVLLVLAGWLIRDVGTAAPTPVPLSSLPPEAAATWRLIERGGPFPYPANDGTTFANRERRLPDRAPDHYREYTVPTPGSQDRGARRLITGAGSELFYTADHYATFVTVDPTR
- a CDS encoding barstar family protein, which produces MSAQSEYAIDGTAIRSKRAMFTTLAGALSFPDWFGHNLDALYDCLTDLSWLPEGDIKLVWTDSDVLAAADPTGYAGIREVLDDAVEGFATPGRTLTVEIS
- a CDS encoding DNA alkylation repair protein; this encodes MATVAEVLAELAALEDPKARAVNERHGDDHGVNLSALRAIAKRLKTQHDFAVELWATGDTAARLVAVLICRPKSFGRDELDGILREARTPKVHDWLVNYVVKKSAHVEVLRVAWLADEDPVVASAGWALTVDRVAKTPDGLDLDHLLDVIEAGMKDAPDRLQWAMNHCLAQVGIDHPEHRPRALGIGERLEVLKDYPTPPGCTSPYAPTWITEVVRRKAT
- a CDS encoding enoyl-CoA hydratase family protein, whose amino-acid sequence is MADELVHYAVEAGVATITLDSPGNRNALSAQLRRELRDHLETATGDDAVRVIVLDHTGPVFCAGMDLKEAGGAAAAAQGVQEFPAILRQIWDSPKPVVAKLAGPARAGGVGIVAAADIAVAADTATFALTEVRIGVVPAIISVTMLPRLLPRAAHELFLTGEQFDAARAVQIGLLNSAVPPADLDAEVTRYTTMLALGGPIALAATKAMLRRERPADMGADFADMLKLSAGFFASEEGQEGITAFAQKRKPRWVP
- a CDS encoding DUF4396 domain-containing protein, which produces MEHATVSPWRQAISATLHCLTGCAIGEVLGMVIGTALGWSTLPTVLLAIALAFAFGYALTIGPVLRAGVPAGRAIRIALAADTVSITVMEVLDNGVMLVVPGAMDAGLDSALFWLALAFSLVVAFALTVPVNKWLIGRGKGHAVVHSYHHH
- a CDS encoding cyclase, giving the protein MKRALSIVALVALPLVALAPPAAAVPVTVNYACQATALGSTYPATLTQPVDVSAPASVTSGGALSVVIDFQSASIPATVGSFTLVRVQNLTFKVPVPANSTYVSSSLSGGSGVGATNLTVSGGVATLTAAGPVPGGGTFELPTITLDLTAGAPGTIQTSLYGTSFADPGLTATGVVRVPLLGNVTVPASCYPSPNPALTTTTVV
- a CDS encoding sirohydrochlorin chelatase codes for the protein MQSIPLVGVAHGSRDPRSAVAVGELLDSVRALRPELDVRGAFLDLSTPPLFDVLSGLYAEGHRSVVVVPLLLGRAYHARVDLPGLLEEARGQMPHLSTTVSDVLGPDPRLETALLGRLAEVGALPGDPELGVVLAATGSSHAPANARVVEIAERWAHTQGWSGVRAAFASTATPDVAAAAAALRARGARRIAVASYFLAPGLLPDRVRAMAGDAVVAEPLGASVADVVLERYDEVTTSVQRTA
- a CDS encoding ABC transporter permease translates to MPRLDEQNSSTEAEDVDGAIGGLDALDTPTEQQRSRGRRIAAAILPPIGAAILAVLVWQAVWATAWLPEHQLPSPQTVANVFWGLVETGKVWEFLWTSVHRAVIGFIIALGIATPLGLLLARVKLVRAAIGPLVSGLQSLPSVAWVPAAVIWFGLTDTTIYMVVLLGAVPSIANGLVAGIDQIPPILPRVGKVMGAGTLANARHILLPAALPGYLAGMKQGWAFSWRSLMAAELIASSPELGDGLGQFLHNGMSLFDMPMVITGILLILIVGVGIELIVFAPLEKVTLNARGLRKS
- a CDS encoding ABC transporter ATP-binding protein is translated as MAIALEKKVETEVAVRLEDLHKVFGTGRQSVTALDGIDLAVRPGEFVCLVGASGCGKTTLLNLIAGLEQPTSGQITLTTSRPAVMFQEHALMPWLTVQRNIELPLRLAGVGRAERAAKVEELLSLVRLEGTGRKRPHELSGGMRQRVALARSLASAIQGSADGKHALMLMDEPFSALDAITRDLLQGELLRVWRATGTAVVFVTHDVREAVRLGQRVVLLSSRPGRVVDQWDVDGLSGSDELVAIDTIAAKLREVISSHAAA